Below is a genomic region from Mesorhizobium sp. NZP2298.
CTGGCCGACATGCTGCGCCAGATGGGAGCTCCGACACGCGCCCTGCAATATGATCTGGCCGTGCTGGAGAAGCGTATCGGCTACTACGGCCCGGACCACTTCAACGTTTTGGTCAGCGCCAACAACACCGCGCAGGACTATCTGGACCTTGGCAAATACGACGAGGCCTTGCGCCACTTCCAGCAGGACCGGGACATTGCCGTCGTTCTCAAGCAGGAAGGCAATCTGGTCGAACAGGCCGATGCTTGGATGCTCTATACCAGGGTGCTCTCTGGTGCGCAGCGGCTCGATCAGCCAACGCTGGCACAGCTGCGGCAACTGACCACCGACCCGAATTATCCCGAGATACTGGCGATCAAGATCGCCAACCTGCTGGCCGCGCATTTTGCCACCGCGGGCGACACCGAAAGCAGTATGGCCCAACTCGAACGAGCCTACAGCGTCGCCGGATCGACTTACGGGGTGGTGCATCCGCTGACATTTGCCGCGCGCCAGGCGATGGCCAATCTCAAGGCAAGGAGGAATCCCGCCGCCGCGGCCGCCGATTTCGCTGCTCTCGACGATGACATGCTGCGTTGGAATTGGTTCCAGGTGAGCACATCTGGCAATCCCGTCGTTGCCGAGGCCAGCCGCGCCCTGGCCGACGACATGCTTTACGACTATGCGCGCCTCGCAAAAGACAATGCGTCGGTGGTGTCGGCGTTTGCTAGCCGTGCGCCGCTGGCCGACGCTTGAGAATGAGAAACGCGATCTGTTGCGCAGGCTATCCCGCTTGATCGATCCGAACGATCTGGAGACACGGCACTTGATCGAGGCAGGGATCCAGCTGTCCCTGGCCTATCAAGAGGCGGCTTCCAGCGGTGACAGCTCCGATGATCCGGGAGCGGTGCAGCCCGACCAGGTTGAGGCGGCGTACCAAAAAGCCATCGCCAAAGTCATGGCCAAGTACAGTTTCAGCCAGGGTCTGGTGGACAAACCCCTCCCGTCGCCCGGCACCTTGCTGAAGCCCAATCAGGCGCTGATCGACTACTTCATCACCCGCAAGTGGCGGGCCGATCGGGAGAGCGCCGAACCGCTGGAAGACGAGCGCCTCTATGCGATCGTCACACGCAAGGACCAGCCGCCGCGCCTCTACGATCTCGGCGATCCGCGCCGGCTCATCCCGGCCGCTCGCGAAACACGCATGGCAAATCTGAGGTCGACGCGTTCCGCGCAGGAGCGCGGCGCCGTGACGTTGGTCGACCTGAACGCCACATTCACGGGGCTTTATGCCGGTCTGATCGCACCGCTGGAGCCATCGCTCGGTGGCGCCGACACGCTCTTCGTGGTGCCGGACGGCAAACTGTTTTCGGTGCCGTTCCCGCTGCTGCAGGACGGCAAGGGTGCAACGCTTGATGACCACTTCGCCGTGCGCATGCTGACGCGGCCGGAATCGCTGCTGAACGCCAGCGTCGACCAGAGTCTTCCCAAGACCGGCAGAGCCCTGCTGGCCGGCGGGCTGGATTATGCGCGAGGTCCGGAAAAGGGGGCGGAGCCGTTACCGGGCACCCGCAAGGAGGTGGATGCGATCGCCTCGATCCTGCGCGCCGATGACTATTCGGTCCAAATGCTGACCGGAACGGCGGCCAGCGAGCGGACGTTGCGCGAGGATATGGAGCAGGCGACGGTCGCGCATCTGGCCACCCACGGCGCCTACCGTGACGAAAAAGAGGGCGGCGTGGGCGGTGTGAACGCCCTTTGGCAGAGCCAGGTCGTGCTGTCGCAAGCCGGAGACCGGCAGTCGATGAAACGTGACGATGATGACGGTCGGCTCTATGGCATGGAACTGACGAACTGGGATCTGTCGGGGCTCGACCTGCTTGTCCTGTCCGCCTGTGAGACGGCGCGCGGCCAGGAGACATTCGTCGGCGGCTTGCGCGGTCTGCCTACGGCAATCAACATTGCCGGCGCCAAACGCTCGCTGCTGACGCTGTGGCCGGTGGACGACGCCGGTACCGCCGCCTTCATGGTCGGGTTCTACCACTATCTTGCCGCCGGACAGACCTATCCGGAAGCACTGCGCCAGACCCGCCGCGATGCCCGCGACGGCAAGATATCAGGCGCCCAGGATTCGCGGGTCTGGGCCGCCTTTGTCATGTTCGAGAACTGAGGCCGCTCAAGGCGAGTGATTGCTCGCGGGCGCTCACGCGGATCGCGCCAACGCAAATGGTCCGGCTGCATCGCTTCGGCGGATGAGGCTCGACAGGAAAGATCCCTTCGCTTGCAGGAAGGCATGCAGGCGTTGCGGATAATCCGGCGCCACGGTGTCCCTGATCGACGATCGATCATTCAGCGCTTTCCGCCAGGCCTGGACGCGCGGCTTGCCATCCAGGATGCCGAAGTCGCCGATCCGGTCGAAAGCGTCGACATATCTGAAAACAGGGCCGTAGACCGCGTCGACGAGCGAGAAGCTGTCGCCGGCGAACCATGGCTCGCTCCGGTCGGTGCCATCAGCCAGTTCGGCCTCGAGGCGCTCGAACATCCCCGACAGCGCGCGGGACTCGGCAAGGAAGCCGGCCTCGGTCGGCGCTGAATAGAACCGGCCGATGGCATTGAGCATGGCCGAGCCGTATTCGATCCAGGCACGGTGCCGGGCACGGGTATAGGGGTCGGCCGGGTGCAGGGGATTGGCCTGTGTCTCCTCGAGGAATTCGAGGATGACGGCGGATTCGAAGACGATCGTTTCGTCGCCATTTCGCTGCACGCGCAGCAGCGGCACCTTGCCGAGCGGCGAGATCGCCTTGAACCACACAGGCTTGTCGGCGAGGTCGATGTCGACGCGCTCGAACGGCACGCCTTTCTCGGTCAGCGAGATTGCCGCGCGCTGGACATAGGGACAGAGAGGATGGCTGACGAGGATGAGCATGTCGGACATGATTGCCTTTCGACGTTGATGCAGTTGCATCTATATAGATGCATGTGCATTTATCGTCAAGCTTGATGCATCTGCATCTATCGCCTAGGGTGGCTCATGACCGAGAAAGCCATGCCTTCGCCGGAAGCCATCAAGGCCTGGGCCCGCCTGATGCGCGTTTCGCGCCAACTGGTGGAACGTGCCGAAGACGCCCTGAA
It encodes:
- a CDS encoding tetratricopeptide repeat protein, with product MSIARGPRGLIRVAASMLAMLIVALPMPKAYAQTTSQSGQQQPSDSQATLTARIDAAYRLMMDAGRFDEGYAQLRAALLATARSDLYEFTVESYSNAGATFLNNQILDEAEAIFAEGLKTRAMQQDVAKRADFYLNYAMLKQAEKDYQGFVSMCATATNLYAHYHGKESQELLYANDVLATGVAAFGQIASAINIEQRNLKLAEQVTGTDDRFIWKLQNNLADMLRQMGAPTRALQYDLAVLEKRIGYYGPDHFNVLVSANNTAQDYLDLGKYDEALRHFQQDRDIAVVLKQEGNLVEQADAWMLYTRVLSGAQRLDQPTLAQLRQLTTDPNYPEILAIKIANLLAAHFATAGDTESSMAQLERAYSVAGSTYGVVHPLTFAARQAMANLKARRNPAAAAADFAALDDDMLRWNWFQVSTSGNPVVAEASRALADDMLYDYARLAKDNASVVSAFASRAPLADA
- a CDS encoding CHAT domain-containing protein, which gives rise to MIDPNDLETRHLIEAGIQLSLAYQEAASSGDSSDDPGAVQPDQVEAAYQKAIAKVMAKYSFSQGLVDKPLPSPGTLLKPNQALIDYFITRKWRADRESAEPLEDERLYAIVTRKDQPPRLYDLGDPRRLIPAARETRMANLRSTRSAQERGAVTLVDLNATFTGLYAGLIAPLEPSLGGADTLFVVPDGKLFSVPFPLLQDGKGATLDDHFAVRMLTRPESLLNASVDQSLPKTGRALLAGGLDYARGPEKGAEPLPGTRKEVDAIASILRADDYSVQMLTGTAASERTLREDMEQATVAHLATHGAYRDEKEGGVGGVNALWQSQVVLSQAGDRQSMKRDDDDGRLYGMELTNWDLSGLDLLVLSACETARGQETFVGGLRGLPTAINIAGAKRSLLTLWPVDDAGTAAFMVGFYHYLAAGQTYPEALRQTRRDARDGKISGAQDSRVWAAFVMFEN
- a CDS encoding glutathione S-transferase family protein, with product MSDMLILVSHPLCPYVQRAAISLTEKGVPFERVDIDLADKPVWFKAISPLGKVPLLRVQRNGDETIVFESAVILEFLEETQANPLHPADPYTRARHRAWIEYGSAMLNAIGRFYSAPTEAGFLAESRALSGMFERLEAELADGTDRSEPWFAGDSFSLVDAVYGPVFRYVDAFDRIGDFGILDGKPRVQAWRKALNDRSSIRDTVAPDYPQRLHAFLQAKGSFLSSLIRRSDAAGPFALARSA